The Gimibacter soli genome includes a region encoding these proteins:
- a CDS encoding ABC transporter permease: MDATSPAADAGPPPDTFVCVGDAGPTCVVALNGAWTLANAEVIDRHVRAALRYAARQAGERPMMIDCSGIDTLDTTGAVLIRRFAASLEEKAPAMVTGIAARHKRLLEVINCRQPAVAIAPDMLPWHLRLLEDVGIASMRLANETANLLSFIGNVLVRFFGLFLNPSRLRVTALVHQIDVVGVRAMGIVGLISFLIGAVMVNQGAVQLAKFGADIFVVDMLGISHLRELGILLTAIIVAGRSGSAFTAEIGSMQLHEEIDAMKTIGMNPIDVLVLPRLMALMLALPLLGFYADMVGIAGGSLMAWVQLGISPANFFIYFREVISIDHFIVGLVKAPFFAAVIVVSGCYQGLTVEGSADSLGRHTTRAVVESIFLVIVLDALFSIFFTAIDL; encoded by the coding sequence GTGGATGCCACTAGCCCGGCCGCCGATGCCGGACCGCCGCCCGACACCTTCGTGTGCGTGGGCGATGCAGGGCCGACATGTGTCGTCGCCCTGAACGGTGCATGGACGCTCGCCAATGCGGAAGTGATCGACCGGCACGTGCGGGCAGCCCTCCGCTATGCCGCGCGGCAGGCCGGGGAGCGACCGATGATGATCGACTGCAGCGGTATCGACACGCTGGATACGACCGGCGCCGTCCTCATCCGCCGTTTCGCCGCATCGCTGGAGGAAAAAGCACCGGCGATGGTGACCGGCATTGCGGCGCGCCACAAGCGGCTTCTGGAAGTTATCAACTGCCGCCAGCCGGCTGTTGCCATCGCGCCCGACATGCTGCCGTGGCACCTGCGCCTTCTGGAGGATGTGGGCATCGCGAGCATGCGGCTTGCGAACGAAACCGCGAACCTCCTGTCCTTCATCGGCAACGTGCTTGTCCGCTTCTTTGGCCTGTTCCTCAATCCTTCCCGGCTTCGGGTCACGGCCCTTGTTCACCAGATCGATGTGGTGGGCGTGCGGGCGATGGGGATTGTGGGGCTTATTTCCTTCCTCATCGGTGCCGTGATGGTCAACCAGGGGGCGGTGCAGCTGGCCAAGTTCGGGGCCGATATTTTTGTGGTCGACATGCTGGGCATTTCGCACCTGCGCGAGCTTGGCATCCTCCTCACCGCCATCATCGTGGCCGGTCGGTCCGGCAGTGCTTTCACCGCCGAAATCGGCTCGATGCAGCTGCATGAAGAAATCGACGCGATGAAGACGATCGGCATGAACCCGATCGATGTGCTGGTGCTGCCGCGCCTGATGGCGCTGATGCTGGCCTTGCCGCTCCTCGGTTTTTACGCCGACATGGTGGGGATTGCCGGGGGCTCGCTGATGGCATGGGTGCAGCTTGGCATCAGCCCCGCCAACTTCTTCATCTATTTCCGCGAGGTGATCTCGATCGACCATTTCATCGTCGGTCTTGTGAAGGCGCCCTTCTTTGCCGCCGTGATTGTGGTCAGCGGCTGCTATCAGGGGCTGACGGTTGAAGGCAGCGCCGATTCGCTGGGCCGCCACACCACGCGGGCGGTGGTCGAATCGATCTTTCTGGTGATCGTCCTCGACGCGCTTTTCTCGATTTTCTTCACGGCTATCGATTTGTGA
- a CDS encoding ABC transporter ATP-binding protein: protein MTTETDLIEKPEAESDVPAIRVRGLVTGFGPQIVHDHLDLDVKRGEILGVVGGSGTGKSVLLKAIIGLITPMDGEIEINGVNQHRLVGDAAQAARREWGVLFQDGALFTSLTVAQNVQVPLREHFRLAEDLMDDIARSKISMAGLPLDAACKYPSDLSGGMRKRAALARALALDPSILFLDEPTAGLDPIGASAFDQLILDLKAALGLTVFLVTHDLDTLHTICDRVAVIAEKKVLTIGTLDEVARFDHPWVRDYFSGPRARAAGITSGKAKEV from the coding sequence ATGACAACCGAAACCGACCTGATCGAAAAACCTGAAGCGGAGAGCGACGTGCCGGCTATCCGCGTGCGCGGACTGGTCACGGGCTTCGGCCCGCAGATCGTGCATGACCATCTGGACCTTGACGTGAAACGCGGCGAAATCCTCGGCGTGGTCGGTGGCTCGGGCACTGGTAAATCGGTGCTTCTGAAGGCCATCATCGGACTGATCACGCCGATGGACGGCGAGATCGAGATCAACGGCGTGAACCAGCATCGGCTGGTGGGTGATGCGGCACAGGCGGCCCGGCGCGAATGGGGCGTGCTCTTTCAGGACGGGGCGCTTTTCACCTCGCTGACCGTTGCCCAGAATGTGCAGGTGCCGCTGCGCGAGCATTTCCGGCTGGCGGAAGACCTGATGGACGATATCGCCCGCTCCAAAATCTCGATGGCGGGCTTGCCGCTTGATGCGGCGTGCAAATATCCGTCCGACCTTTCAGGGGGCATGCGCAAGCGTGCGGCCCTTGCCCGGGCGCTGGCGCTTGATCCGTCGATCCTCTTCCTCGATGAGCCGACGGCAGGGCTTGACCCCATCGGCGCCTCGGCTTTCGACCAGCTCATTCTCGACCTCAAGGCAGCCCTTGGCCTCACCGTCTTTCTCGTGACCCATGATCTTGATACGCTGCACACGATCTGCGACCGGGTGGCGGTGATCGCCGAGAAGAAGGTGCTGACCATCGGCACGCTTGATGAGGTCGCCCGCTTCGATCATCCCTGGGTGCGGGACTATTTCTCCGGCCCCCGTGCCCGTGCCGCCGGCATCACCTCCGGCAAAGCGAAGGAAGTCTGA
- a CDS encoding MlaD family protein produces the protein METRASHVLVGGFVLLFIAGLIGFAIWLAKVDLDREYTDYDIYFDGTVSGLYKRGTVYYLGIPVGEVRDITLAPNDPRKVRVWVRLDGDVPVNEGATARLEFQGLTGVAYVEIKGGDPSRPVIEAMDGAPRPVIPSEASAFQELFESAPNLINEAIMTVVRLQMLLSDENLASVRDTLANLNKVSGNVAAASEDIGGLLVDTRATLQAAAVAAENLGKLADSGNALLESDGKRMVDEAVATMETARAMLARIDGLVAANEGTVTQFVGGTLPEVSRMVMDLRRASRNLSRLIGRIEQRPGDVLFGPGPEQYDMKNRPKQEGDDQ, from the coding sequence ATGGAAACACGCGCATCCCACGTTCTGGTTGGCGGCTTCGTGCTCCTTTTCATCGCGGGGCTCATCGGCTTTGCCATCTGGCTCGCCAAGGTGGATCTGGACCGGGAATATACCGATTATGACATCTATTTCGATGGCACGGTTTCGGGCCTCTACAAGCGCGGGACCGTTTACTATCTCGGTATCCCGGTCGGTGAAGTGCGCGATATCACGCTGGCGCCCAACGACCCCCGCAAGGTGCGGGTCTGGGTGCGGCTCGATGGTGACGTGCCGGTGAATGAAGGGGCGACCGCGCGGCTCGAGTTTCAGGGGCTCACGGGGGTTGCCTATGTGGAAATCAAGGGCGGGGACCCGAGCCGCCCGGTGATCGAGGCGATGGACGGCGCGCCGCGCCCGGTGATCCCGTCCGAAGCGTCGGCCTTTCAGGAGCTTTTCGAAAGCGCGCCGAACCTGATCAACGAAGCGATCATGACCGTGGTGCGCCTGCAGATGCTGCTGTCGGACGAGAATCTGGCGAGCGTGCGGGACACGCTGGCCAACCTCAACAAGGTTTCCGGCAATGTGGCCGCGGCAAGCGAGGATATCGGCGGCCTTCTGGTCGATACCCGCGCCACGCTGCAGGCCGCGGCAGTGGCGGCTGAAAACCTTGGCAAGCTGGCGGACAGCGGCAATGCGCTCCTTGAATCCGATGGCAAGCGGATGGTCGACGAGGCCGTCGCCACGATGGAAACGGCACGCGCCATGCTCGCCCGGATCGACGGGCTTGTGGCTGCCAACGAAGGCACCGTGACCCAGTTTGTGGGCGGCACGCTGCCTGAGGTATCGCGCATGGTGATGGACCTGCGCCGTGCCAGCCGCAACCTTTCGCGCCTCATCGGGCGGATCGAACAGCGGCCCGGCGATGTGCTGTTCGGACCGGGTCCGGAACAATATGACATGAAGAATCGCCCGAAACAGGAAGGGGACGATCAATGA
- a CDS encoding ABC-type transport auxiliary lipoprotein family protein: MTSLRTLSLVSLLALGACAPLINLGGSEPATAYGLRYPGGRALAAEGAPVIYVDEPVMTEGLGGRDIVVRGADGSQSVLKGGRWTAPASDMVRYYLVQALEDHTGARMIGEGGLDINAACRTHITVWHFEMVPGAGGTPDKAVVGLELSLVHLDTGEMLFRNRFDRTADITGNEPSTVVAAFQYAMEGLSGELAEGMKDKVAACGVETAPAG; this comes from the coding sequence ATGACCAGCCTCAGGACGCTTTCGCTTGTCTCCCTTCTGGCGCTGGGTGCCTGCGCCCCGCTCATCAACCTTGGTGGCAGCGAACCGGCGACGGCATACGGACTGCGCTATCCCGGCGGGCGGGCGCTGGCGGCCGAAGGGGCGCCGGTCATTTATGTCGACGAGCCGGTGATGACCGAAGGCCTTGGCGGGCGCGACATTGTGGTGCGCGGCGCCGACGGCAGCCAGAGCGTGCTGAAGGGTGGTCGCTGGACGGCACCGGCGAGCGACATGGTGCGCTATTATCTCGTTCAGGCTTTGGAAGACCACACAGGTGCCCGCATGATCGGCGAAGGCGGGCTTGATATCAATGCCGCCTGCCGCACCCATATCACCGTCTGGCATTTCGAGATGGTGCCGGGCGCGGGCGGCACGCCGGACAAGGCCGTGGTCGGCCTCGAGCTATCGCTCGTTCACCTTGATACCGGTGAGATGCTTTTCCGCAACCGGTTCGACCGCACGGCCGATATCACCGGTAACGAGCCATCTACCGTGGTTGCCGCCTTCCAGTATGCGATGGAAGGCCTCTCGGGCGAACTTGCTGAAGGCATGAAAGACAAGGTCGCGGCTTGCGGGGTGGAAACCGCACCGGCAGGCTGA
- a CDS encoding MFS transporter → MIVILLAIFVDLVGFGMIVPILPFLTLEFGGDALTGTALLSIYSLCSFVMGPVWGHLSDRIGRRPALAITFFGSLCAYVLLAFSTNLAMVFVARALSGAMGGNVGIGSAALADITSHEDRAAAMGKLGAAFGLGFAFGPGLGGLLSGLGGTGSVFLPALAAAALSGIAGILALVVMPETHPSKRKDAPAKAADAAPTPKPSLSSILKGPGFILLVSVFLVASMAQSANFSISPFWMEAAHGWTQRQVGGFLMFLGLSIAIFQSGTLGRLFKRYGERKVVETGALIAVTGTLVVLISPPHVIATLIGLSLITFGLTVAFPGINGMISHSTPPEAQGTALGFSNGVAALGRVAGPLAAGLLFSDAHPALPYAFVGLAAFTLAVWGWLTVKRSAQRIETKG, encoded by the coding sequence ATGATCGTCATCCTTCTCGCCATCTTTGTCGATCTGGTCGGCTTCGGCATGATCGTGCCGATCCTGCCGTTCCTGACGCTCGAATTCGGCGGCGATGCGCTCACCGGCACAGCCCTTCTCTCGATCTATTCGCTTTGCTCTTTCGTGATGGGCCCGGTCTGGGGGCACCTCTCGGACCGGATCGGCCGCCGCCCGGCGCTTGCCATCACTTTCTTCGGCAGCCTTTGCGCCTATGTGCTTCTGGCTTTTTCAACGAACCTCGCCATGGTTTTTGTGGCCCGCGCCCTATCGGGTGCGATGGGCGGCAACGTGGGGATTGGCTCCGCGGCCCTTGCCGATATCACGAGCCACGAGGACCGAGCCGCCGCCATGGGCAAGCTTGGCGCCGCCTTCGGGCTCGGCTTCGCCTTCGGCCCCGGCCTTGGCGGGCTTCTTTCGGGCCTTGGGGGCACCGGTTCGGTCTTCCTGCCGGCGCTGGCTGCCGCTGCCCTTTCGGGCATTGCCGGTATCCTCGCCCTTGTCGTGATGCCGGAAACGCACCCCTCCAAACGCAAGGACGCACCGGCCAAGGCTGCAGACGCCGCCCCCACGCCCAAACCGTCGCTATCAAGCATACTGAAGGGGCCGGGCTTCATCCTGCTTGTTTCCGTCTTTCTGGTGGCCTCCATGGCGCAAAGCGCCAACTTCTCGATCAGCCCCTTCTGGATGGAAGCGGCCCACGGCTGGACCCAGCGTCAGGTCGGTGGCTTCCTGATGTTCCTTGGCCTGTCGATTGCCATCTTCCAGTCGGGCACGCTTGGCCGCCTGTTCAAGCGCTACGGCGAGCGAAAGGTGGTGGAGACGGGCGCCCTGATCGCGGTGACCGGCACGCTCGTTGTGCTGATCTCCCCGCCGCATGTGATCGCCACGCTCATCGGCCTCAGCCTCATCACCTTCGGGCTCACCGTCGCTTTCCCCGGCATCAACGGCATGATCTCGCACAGCACCCCGCCCGAGGCACAGGGCACCGCGCTCGGCTTCTCGAACGGGGTCGCGGCCCTTGGCCGTGTCGCCGGGCCGCTGGCGGCAGGCCTCCTTTTCTCGGACGCGCACCCGGCACTTCCCTATGCCTTTGTGGGCCTTGCCGCCTTCACCCTCGCAGTGTGGGGCTGGCTGACCGTCAAGCGCAGTGCGCAGCGCATCGAAACGAAGGGCTAA
- the phaR gene encoding polyhydroxyalkanoate synthesis repressor PhaR — translation MARKGRQPGDPIIIKKYANRRLYNTATSSYVTLDHLADLVKDNEEFVVVDAKSGEDITHSVLTQIIFEKEQKDESTMLPLPFLRQLISFYGDGLQAVVPGYLQHAMENLTRNQEQMRKAFSIEGGSANFMPVVEEMTRQNMAMFQQAMRMFSPGAYGTTGPSMKEDTNAPVPPAAEETGEKDKELKDLQAELAALKSKVDALTR, via the coding sequence ATGGCACGCAAAGGGCGGCAACCGGGCGACCCGATCATTATCAAGAAATACGCGAACCGCCGGCTGTATAACACAGCGACGTCGAGCTATGTCACGCTCGATCATCTGGCCGATCTCGTGAAGGATAACGAAGAGTTTGTCGTGGTTGACGCCAAATCGGGCGAAGACATCACCCACAGCGTACTGACACAGATCATCTTCGAAAAGGAACAGAAAGACGAAAGCACCATGCTGCCGTTGCCGTTCCTGCGCCAGCTGATCTCCTTCTATGGTGATGGCCTGCAGGCTGTGGTGCCGGGCTATCTGCAACATGCCATGGAAAACCTGACCCGGAATCAGGAACAGATGCGCAAGGCCTTCAGCATCGAAGGCGGCTCCGCGAACTTCATGCCGGTTGTCGAGGAAATGACCCGCCAGAATATGGCGATGTTCCAGCAGGCGATGCGCATGTTCTCCCCCGGCGCCTATGGCACCACCGGCCCTTCGATGAAGGAAGACACCAACGCCCCTGTCCCGCCCGCCGCAGAAGAAACCGGCGAGAAGGACAAGGAACTGAAGGATCTTCAGGCCGAACTCGCTGCCCTCAAAAGCAAGGTCGACGCGCTGACCCGTTAA
- a CDS encoding alpha/beta fold hydrolase, with protein sequence MTDGLEFAAIMARASRGPRPMPLHLANAFGLWAGATPAAGALSAGALMIHPSLADGFASLRAMVEKSGGWPAFVGAVAMESSTRTAQFLEGVNRYLTHPYNRPESDVAVAAEVGTMQLLDYGGDGTPVLMIPSLINPHYVLDLMPGRSMAAYLKERGFRPFLVNWNEPGDDETRFDTGTYVMARLMPALGTVAAVAGGPVPVIGYCMGGTLAMGLAARAGGMLSKLALLAAPWDFEVSRAHAGRRMAPTLTAMVQGMPLQAPVSVDYLQVFFASLDPTLGDNKFRKFAAMDQDSDAARFFVTLETWANSGASLARPVAEECLGTWYEGNAPGRVNWMVADRPVDPAEVTAPVFVAAPKADRLVPQESALAVAKSLPNAVTHDPGAGHVGMVVGSRAKAGLWAPLADWLKEG encoded by the coding sequence ATGACCGACGGCCTTGAGTTTGCAGCCATCATGGCGCGGGCGTCGCGGGGGCCGCGCCCCATGCCGCTGCATCTTGCCAATGCCTTCGGGCTATGGGCCGGCGCCACGCCCGCTGCGGGTGCGCTTTCCGCAGGTGCCCTGATGATCCACCCGAGCCTCGCAGACGGTTTTGCCTCGCTGCGTGCCATGGTCGAGAAAAGCGGTGGCTGGCCGGCCTTCGTCGGGGCGGTCGCCATGGAATCGTCCACCCGCACCGCGCAGTTTCTGGAAGGGGTGAACCGCTATCTCACCCATCCCTATAACCGGCCCGAAAGCGACGTGGCGGTGGCGGCGGAAGTCGGCACCATGCAGCTTCTGGATTATGGCGGGGACGGCACCCCTGTCCTGATGATCCCGAGCCTGATCAATCCCCATTATGTGCTGGACCTGATGCCGGGCCGCAGCATGGCGGCCTATCTGAAGGAACGCGGCTTCCGGCCTTTCCTTGTTAACTGGAACGAACCGGGCGATGACGAGACCCGCTTCGATACCGGCACCTATGTGATGGCGCGGCTGATGCCGGCGCTTGGTACTGTGGCGGCGGTGGCGGGCGGACCGGTGCCGGTGATCGGCTATTGCATGGGCGGCACGCTCGCCATGGGGCTGGCCGCGCGGGCGGGCGGGATGCTGTCGAAGCTTGCGCTTCTGGCGGCGCCCTGGGATTTCGAGGTGAGCCGCGCCCACGCTGGCCGCCGCATGGCACCGACGCTGACTGCCATGGTGCAGGGCATGCCGCTGCAGGCGCCGGTGAGCGTGGATTATCTGCAGGTCTTTTTCGCGAGTCTTGACCCCACCCTTGGCGACAACAAGTTCCGCAAGTTTGCTGCGATGGATCAGGACAGCGATGCCGCCCGCTTCTTCGTGACGCTGGAGACATGGGCCAACAGCGGCGCGTCTCTCGCACGCCCGGTGGCCGAGGAATGCCTTGGCACCTGGTACGAAGGTAACGCGCCGGGGCGCGTCAACTGGATGGTGGCAGACCGGCCGGTGGACCCGGCAGAGGTAACTGCGCCTGTCTTCGTGGCCGCCCCGAAGGCCGACCGGCTGGTGCCGCAGGAAAGCGCGCTCGCGGTGGCGAAAAGCCTGCCGAACGCGGTGACGCATGATCCGGGTGCGGGGCATGTGGGCATGGTGGTGGGCTCCCGGGCCAAGGCCGGCCTCTGGGCGCCGCTCGCCGACTGGCTGAAGGAGGGCTGA
- a CDS encoding methyltransferase domain-containing protein gives MVRPDVLSLSRFYRTPLGLSAAQVLGDTIARLSDVPEGGTVVGLGFAPPVLARFEDHARTVALMPARQGVCHWPSHAKSRTVLVDTQSWPIADSSADMVILIHALEHAQLPTQLLREAWRVLVPNGQVVVVVPNRRRMWSALDRTPFGYGRPYSKGQLYTLMEDHMLPPDGWTTALMVPPLALPGIGRLLRLGEKPFRLMGKNLGGALIVHARKHVYGALPKGKAVRAGVEAVSGI, from the coding sequence ATGGTGCGGCCTGATGTCCTCAGCCTTTCGCGGTTTTACCGCACGCCGCTTGGCCTCAGTGCTGCGCAGGTGCTGGGCGATACGATTGCCCGCCTGTCGGACGTGCCGGAAGGCGGTACTGTTGTCGGTCTCGGATTCGCGCCGCCAGTCCTTGCCCGGTTTGAGGATCATGCCCGGACCGTTGCCCTGATGCCGGCCCGCCAAGGTGTTTGCCACTGGCCGAGCCACGCGAAAAGCCGCACCGTGCTTGTCGATACCCAAAGCTGGCCGATTGCCGATTCGTCCGCCGATATGGTGATCCTGATCCATGCGCTGGAGCATGCGCAGCTGCCGACCCAGCTTCTGCGGGAGGCATGGCGGGTGCTGGTGCCGAACGGGCAGGTCGTGGTGGTGGTGCCGAACCGCCGCCGCATGTGGTCGGCGCTGGACCGCACGCCGTTCGGCTATGGGCGGCCCTATTCGAAGGGGCAGCTTTATACCCTGATGGAAGATCACATGCTGCCGCCCGATGGCTGGACAACGGCGCTGATGGTGCCGCCGCTTGCTTTGCCCGGCATCGGTCGGCTGTTGCGGCTCGGGGAAAAGCCGTTTCGCCTGATGGGAAAGAACCTTGGCGGCGCGCTGATCGTACACGCCCGCAAGCATGTTTACGGGGCGCTGCCGAAGGGCAAGGCTGTGAGGGCAGGGGTTGAGGCCGTCTCCGGCATTTAG
- a CDS encoding SMc00767 family acetate metabolism repressor → MTSDDLNDGPSMGTDQEAAIRRVANALHRLNDAVIGAVQQGVTVELMRASRYHNEAGAWGDMLVPIIHKKD, encoded by the coding sequence ATGACAAGCGACGATCTGAATGACGGCCCCAGCATGGGCACCGATCAGGAAGCCGCAATCCGCCGCGTGGCAAACGCTCTGCACCGGCTCAATGATGCGGTGATCGGCGCGGTCCAGCAGGGTGTCACCGTCGAACTGATGCGCGCCTCGCGCTATCACAACGAGGCTGGCGCCTGGGGCGACATGCTGGTGCCCATCATCCACAAGAAGGACTGA
- the rraA gene encoding ribonuclease E activity regulator RraA gives MAGKQQQRPLLPVPRLATADVCDAMGDAVQVVALPFSDYGGRLDFAGPVATVRTLDDNSFVKSMLETPGEDRVLVVDGGASLRSALVGGNLAGLGVKNGWAGIIVNGLVRDAHELIAADIGIKALGLYPKKSEKLGRGETGVAITMGGVIIEPGMWLTADTDGVVVTKSIPSL, from the coding sequence ATGGCTGGCAAGCAGCAGCAAAGGCCGCTCTTGCCGGTGCCGCGCCTCGCCACGGCTGACGTGTGCGATGCGATGGGCGACGCCGTTCAGGTCGTTGCCCTGCCTTTCAGCGATTACGGCGGCCGGCTCGATTTCGCCGGCCCCGTTGCCACCGTCCGCACGCTTGATGACAACAGCTTCGTCAAATCCATGCTGGAAACACCGGGCGAGGACCGGGTTCTGGTGGTGGATGGCGGCGCCAGCCTGCGGTCGGCCCTTGTGGGCGGGAACCTTGCCGGGCTTGGCGTGAAGAACGGCTGGGCCGGGATCATCGTCAACGGCCTTGTGCGCGACGCCCATGAACTGATCGCCGCCGATATCGGCATCAAGGCGCTGGGGCTTTATCCCAAAAAGTCCGAAAAGCTCGGCCGCGGTGAAACCGGTGTAGCCATCACCATGGGCGGCGTGATCATCGAGCCCGGCATGTGGCTCACCGCCGACACGGACGGCGTGGTCGTCACGAAGTCGATCCCGTCACTCTGA
- the metW gene encoding methionine biosynthesis protein MetW: MTIRKDLQLIADLVPANARVLDVGCGDGELLDYLVNERGIDGRGIELSQKGVNECVSRGLFVVQGDADNDLEEYPDQSFDLVILSRTLQAVHRPREVLLDLLRIGRQAIVTIPNFAQWKVRADLLFRGRMPVTKSMPQTWYNTDNIHFCTILDLFDLAESEGLKVRSFVPHMRNGRRLDMGPKLANLMAEQALFLLEK; this comes from the coding sequence ATGACGATCAGGAAAGACCTGCAACTGATCGCCGATCTGGTGCCTGCCAACGCGCGGGTTCTGGATGTCGGCTGCGGCGACGGCGAGCTCCTTGACTATCTGGTCAACGAGCGCGGCATCGACGGGCGCGGCATCGAGCTCAGCCAGAAGGGCGTCAATGAATGCGTCTCGCGCGGCCTGTTTGTCGTGCAGGGCGACGCCGACAATGATCTTGAGGAATATCCGGACCAGAGCTTCGATCTGGTGATCCTGTCGCGCACCCTGCAGGCGGTTCACCGCCCGCGCGAAGTGCTGCTTGATCTGTTGCGCATCGGCCGGCAAGCCATCGTCACCATCCCGAACTTCGCCCAGTGGAAGGTCCGTGCCGACCTTCTATTCCGGGGCCGGATGCCGGTCACCAAGTCCATGCCGCAAACATGGTACAATACCGACAACATCCATTTCTGCACGATCCTCGACCTCTTTGACCTCGCCGAGTCCGAAGGGTTGAAGGTGCGTTCCTTTGTGCCGCATATGCGCAACGGCCGCCGGCTCGACATGGGGCCGAAACTCGCCAACCTGATGGCCGAGCAGGCATTGTTCCTTCTGGAAAAATAA
- the metX gene encoding homoserine O-acetyltransferase MetX, whose product MRPAAGKTATLFKDTPLALDGGAMLSPVTVGYETYGTLNGARSNAILICHALTGDQYVASDHPITGKPGWWERIVGPGKLIDTDRYFVICSNVLGSCLGTTGPWEENPATGKPWGTDFPVITIRDMVRVQAALLDHLNVESLMAVIGGSMGGMQVLEWIATYPDRLHAAVMLATAARHTAQNIAFHEVGRQAIMADPNWQDGRYYDTGARPEKGLAVARMTAHITYLSEDALTAKFGRNLQGREAVSFGFDADFQVESYLRHQGSTFVDRFDANSYLYVTRALDYLDIAGRHGGRLSDAFKGASHVRCCVISFTSDWLYPTIENKRIVHALNAAGVPVSFAEIEAAHGHDSFLLDVPEMDHMLKGFIAAAARTRGLTGGTGA is encoded by the coding sequence GTGCGACCCGCAGCAGGCAAGACAGCGACACTCTTCAAGGACACGCCCCTCGCGCTCGATGGCGGCGCGATGCTGTCGCCTGTCACCGTGGGCTACGAGACCTACGGCACGCTCAATGGGGCGCGCTCGAACGCCATCCTCATCTGCCATGCGCTGACCGGCGACCAGTATGTGGCGAGCGACCATCCGATCACCGGCAAACCCGGCTGGTGGGAACGCATCGTCGGCCCCGGCAAACTGATCGATACCGACCGCTATTTCGTGATCTGCTCGAACGTGCTTGGCAGCTGCCTTGGCACCACCGGCCCGTGGGAAGAAAACCCGGCAACCGGCAAGCCCTGGGGCACCGATTTTCCGGTGATCACGATCCGCGACATGGTGCGCGTGCAGGCCGCCCTGCTGGATCACCTGAATGTCGAAAGCCTCATGGCCGTCATCGGTGGATCAATGGGCGGGATGCAGGTGCTGGAATGGATCGCAACCTACCCGGACCGGCTGCATGCAGCCGTGATGCTGGCAACCGCCGCCCGCCATACCGCGCAGAATATCGCCTTCCACGAGGTCGGGCGTCAGGCCATCATGGCGGACCCGAACTGGCAGGACGGCCGCTATTACGATACCGGCGCGCGGCCTGAAAAGGGCCTCGCCGTTGCGCGCATGACCGCCCATATCACCTATCTTTCGGAAGACGCACTGACCGCCAAGTTCGGCCGCAACCTGCAGGGCCGTGAGGCCGTCAGCTTCGGCTTCGATGCCGACTTCCAGGTGGAAAGCTATCTGCGCCATCAGGGTTCGACCTTCGTGGACCGGTTCGATGCCAACTCGTACCTTTATGTCACCCGCGCGCTTGATTATCTCGATATCGCGGGCCGGCATGGCGGTCGGCTTTCCGACGCCTTCAAGGGGGCATCCCATGTGCGCTGCTGCGTGATCAGCTTCACCAGCGACTGGCTGTATCCGACGATTGAAAACAAGCGCATCGTGCATGCACTGAACGCTGCCGGCGTGCCCGTCAGCTTCGCCGAGATCGAAGCGGCGCACGGGCATGACAGCTTCCTTCTCGATGTGCCGGAGATGGACCATATGCTGAAAGGCTTCATCGCCGCCGCTGCCCGCACCCGCGGCCTGACCGGGGGGACAGGCGCATGA